The following are encoded together in the Ictalurus punctatus breed USDA103 chromosome 1, Coco_2.0, whole genome shotgun sequence genome:
- the c1ql3a gene encoding complement C1q-like protein 3, with product MVLVLVVLIPVLVNSAGTSAHYEMLGTCRMVCDPYGTKSPSSTATADTAARDTGLVQSLPTFIQGPKGEPGRPGKTGPRGPPGEPGPPGPAGPPGERGEPGRPGLPGPPGPNGAGAISAATYSTVPKIAFYAGLKKQHEGYELLKFDDVVTNLGNHYDPTTGKFTCSIPGIYFFTYHVLMRGGDGTSMWADLCKNNQVRASAIAQDADQNYDYASNSAVLHLEPGDEVYIKLDGGKAHGGNNNKYSTFSGFIIYAD from the exons ATGGTGCTCGTGCTGGTCGTGCTCATCCCGGTGCTGGTGAACTCGGCCGGCACTTCGGCACATTACGAGATGCTCGGCACGTGCAGGATGGTGTGCGATCCGTACGGCACCAAATCCCCGAGCAGCACGGCCACGGCAGACACGGCGGCGCGCGACACCGGCCTCGTGCAATCACTGCCCACCTTCATCCAAGGGCCGAAAGGAGAGCCGGGACGGCCCGGGAAGACGGGACCGCGGGGACCGCCTGGAGAGCCAGGTCCTCCAGGACCCGCAGGCCCGCCTGGAGAGCGGGGAGAGCCGGGACGGCCAGGCTTACCAGGACCCCCGGGGCCAAACGGCGCTGGCGCTATCAGTGCCGCCACCTACAGCACCGTGCCAAAAATCGCCTTCTACGCGGGCCTTAAGAAGCAGCATGAGGGTTACGAGTTACTTAAGTTCGACGACGTGGTCACTAATCTGGGGAATCACTATGACCCGACCACAGGAAAGTTTACCTGCTCCATACCGGGGATCTATTTCTTTACTTACCATGTGCTGATGCGGGGTGGAGACGGAACCAGCATGTGGGCAGACCTCTGCAAAAACAACCAG GTGCGCGCAAGCGCCATTGCGCAGGACGCAGACCAGAATTACGACTACGCCAGTAACAGCGCGGTGCTGCACCTGGAGCCCGGGGATGAAGTATACATCAAACTGGATGGTGGCAAAGCACACGgaggcaacaacaacaaatacagcACCTTCTCTGGCTTTATCATCTACGCCGATTAG